AAACATAGGATGTTGTCTGATAGATCGGTACGGCTCTTGCTCCTGTAGTCGGGTCCGGGGACTGTCCTCCGTGAAGTACGACGGTTTCCTGGTTATACGTTTCAAAAGACTGGCTCATTATAAATTCCTCCTTGGATTTTCATTTCAGTTTTTGTCAGCAGTTTTGCTTTACAGGTGATAGTGAAAAGCCCCTTCCTCAAATAAGAGAAAGGGGCTTTATGTAAGCACGGCCTCTCTCTTATCTTCCAGAGCGTCCTAGCTCTGCTGGAATTGGCACCTTTCGTACACGTTCGTACATGGTTGCCGGGCTTCATCGGGCCATTCCCTCCGCCACTCTCGATAAGAGTTAAAATCGTTATTCAGTTTGTTCTTTTGCGCTGTTTTCGTATAGATTGCTAATATGGGTATTTTTTATAAACGCAGTTACTATAGATGAAGCCTGCGTACCCTGCGCTTTCCGCGGGGGTGCCGGTGAGCCTCCTCACCCTTCCCGTTGCGGGGTCTCTCCCTGGCGCCCACTCCCGCATGAGTCTTCGGGTACTCCGGCTTCTTCATCCTTCCACGAAAAGCCACAACCTTTGCGAAAACACCTTTCTTTTTTGTAAGAATGCGGGGCCGGCTGCTTTTTTACTGGCTTAATGCCTGTTGAACATACCCTCCCCATTTGGTGTACTCGGTGAGAAATCCGTCATGGCCGAAGATTGTATCAATTTCCAGATAACGGACATCGCCTCCCGCCTCAAGCCAGATCTCCTGCAGTCTTTTAATCTCTTCGGGAGGGTATAGTAAGTCTCCCTGGAAGGCCAGAAGCGTCACTCTTTTTTTATAGCGGGAAAGAAGATTTTCAAGTGACTGGTTACGGTCTCTTTCAATATCATGCTGGTCCATGGCCTTCAGTAAATATAAATAACTGTTGGCATCAAAGCGGGTTGTAAATTTGTCTCCCTGATAGCGGAGGTAGGACTCTACCTGATATGCCACTTCCGTATGGTCTTTTCCCCACGGCGCTTTACCTTCTCTATGAAAACGCTGGTTAAACAAATTTCCTGACCGGTACGTAATCATTCCTGTCATCCTCGCCAGTGAAAGTCCATTTACCGGCGGATCTGTTAACAGATACTTTCCGTCCTTCCACTTTGGGTCATCAGTAATAGCTTTTCTCGCAATGGCATTGTAGGCCATTCCGTAATCACTTAACGAAGGTGTGGCAGCCATGATAATAAGCTGTTCTGTTATATCCGGATAGGAAAGTCCCCATTCCAGAGCCTGCATCCCTCCAAGGGAGCCCCCGATTACCGCTTTGAGTTTTGTAATCCCCATTTGATCCAGTGCAAGCTTTTGGGCATGGACCATATCCCTCACACTTATGAAGGGGAAGTCTGACCTGTAAAGATCATCTGTTTTCGGGTTCACTGATACAGGCCCTGTAGATCCATTACAGCCTCCAATCACATTGAAGGTAATCACATCGTGTTCGTAAAGGTCGATATACCCTCCTTCATCAGCCAGTCCCCTCCACCATCCAGGATCCTCTTTGCTTCCTACAGTGTGCTGGTTCCCTGTGAGGGCGTGACAGATAAGCAGAGGTGCTCCGTTTTCTGCTCCTGCTCTCTCGTATGCGAGTGTGACATGTGTTAACGTTTCTCCCGACTCGAGCTGAAGTTCTGGAATAATCACTTCTCCAGTAAGAAAACGGGTCGTTCGTTTTTGATGGACCGACATGATGCACCTCCCTTTTAAGAATAGTCAAATTGGCAAATGAACAACTTTAAGTTTGATTCGTTGAGAGAAAATAAAAAGTCTCCCTGTCAAAGACAGAGAGACAAAAGCACATTGTCTCTCTCATCTTTACAAGGCATCTGCCTTGCTGGAATTGGCACCTTTTTCTGACGGATAACGTCACAACGGTTGCCGGGTTTCATCGGGCCAGTCCCTCCACCTCTCTGGATAAGAGAATCATGTAATTGTAGGTTTCTTAAACACCAACTATCCTGATCCGGATAGTTAATTAATTATTTTGAATACTAACACCTTTTAACCTGTCAGGTCAACAGCTGAGATAAATCTTTTCTGAAAAACAAAATTCCCCCGGTCATAAGCATGATCGAGGGAGAATAATACGTTTTGAAAACAACCGTAAATATGTTGTTCTAAACCATCTCTCATCTCTCAAAGCTTACCGCTTTGCAGGAATTAGCACCTTGCAGGCAGATCACTGCCATGCTGGTTGCCGGGCTTCATCGGGCCAGTCCCTCTGCCTCTCCGGATAAAAGTCTTTTTAGTTATGAAATTATCGTATGTGATTGTTTGAAATTGTAGCACCTATTTTTCCACTTGTCAAAACATTTCATCATTTCACACAAAATTGTGCGGGGTCAGACCCCGGGAGGTCAGACTGCAACACGTTTTTTCCAGAAGCCGAGCATAAGGGCTGTGACTGCTGTTCCTGCAAGAATTGCGAGTAAATACAGCGGCCAGTTTTCAACCAGGAGAATGACGAAGATTCCTCCGTGCGGGGCCTGGGTGGCTGTGCCGAATAACATGGCGAGACCCCCGGCCACTGCAGAACCCGTAATGATGGACGGAATGACTCTTCCCGGGTCTGCGGCTGCGAATGGAATCGCCCCTTCTGTAATGAAGGACGCACCGAGGACATAGTTTGATTTCCCTGCATCCTGTTCCTGCTTTGTGAATTTTGACTTAAAGAAAGTTGTGGCTACTGCAATTCCAAGGGGCGGAACCATCCCTGCTGCCATAATAGCCGCGTGAGGTGCGTAATTGCCCCCTTCAATCATGGCAATACCGAATGTGAACGCCGCTTTGTTAATAGGACCACCCATGTCTACTGCCATCATGGCACCGAGTAAAATTCCCATAAGAACAATATTTCCTGTTCCAAGACCACCCAGCCAGTTCTCAATCCCAACGGAAAGAGCGTTAAGAGGCGTAACGAGGAAATACATGATTAACCCTGTAAAGAAAACCCCGAACAAAGGAAGGATCAAGATGGTACGGATTCCATCCAGCGAAGGAGGAATGAATGCAAAGACACGTCTGAACAGCAGGACAAGATAACCCGCCAGGAATCCGGCAATAATACCACCCAAGAAGCCTGCTTCAAAGTTCACGGCCATCAAACCGCCCACCATACCTGCGGCAAACCCCGGACGGTCTGCAATGCTTCTTGCGATAAAGGCTGCAAGAACAGGAACCATCAGGAAGAAGCCGTACTCTGACCCAATCATGCTCAAGATATCACCGAACGGATGCGTTTCTTCAGCACCCGGCTCATTAAAGATAAATGAAAGCGCAATTAAAATACCACCAGCGACAACAAACGGAAGCATGTTGGATACACCATTCATCAAATGTCGGTAAAAGCCCGGCCGTTTATCCTGAGTGCCAGACTCTGCCTTTTTCCCACTGCCGTCTCCTTGAAAGATCGGAGTATTTCCGCTCACCGCTTTGTTCAAAAGATCCTCCGGTTTGCGGATGCCATCTTTAACCGGTGCATCCACAAGAGGTTTCCCGGCAAATCGTTCTTTTTCAATTTTTGTATCGGCAGCAATGATAACCCCTGCCGCCCTCTCAATATCACTGTCTGTAAGGCGGTTGCGGACACCGTCAGATCCGTTTGTCTCTACCTTAATATCAATCCCCAGTTCTTTCGCCTTGGCTTTTAATCCGTCTGCCGCCATATAGGTGTGGGCAATCCCTGTCGGGCACCCGGTTACAGCTACAACAAAGGGCTTTTCTGACGGCTCCTGTGTCTCCTGGTCTGCCGCTTCAGCTCCAAGCTTTTCGGTTTCTTTTTCATCAACCGCCCGGAGGATGCGGTCCACTGTATCCGCTTCCATTAATGTTTGACGAAAGTTCTCATCCATAAGCAAGGTCGATAGCCGCGACAGTGTCTGAAGATGTTCATTGTTGGCTCCTTCAGACGCTGCGATCATAAAAAACAGATGACTCTTTTGTCCGTCCAGTGCATCGTATTCAACTCCGGATGCCGATCGTCCAAAAGCGATAGCCGGTTCTTTTACTGCTTTCGTTTTAGCATGGGGAATGGCCACCCCTTCACCAATTCCTGTAGAACTCTGATTCTCACGATCGTGAATCGCTTGTTTGAAAGACTCCAAATCTGCCAATCTGCCAGCCTCGTTTAACTTTTGGGAGAGTTCATCAATCGCTCCATCTTTATTAATTGCAGTCAGGTCGAGGATAACCGTATCCTTTTTGAGCAAATCCGTAATTCTCATTTTTCTCACCTTCCCTTAAATGGATTGAACAGCGATCGATACCGCCAGTTCATCTGCCTGTTCTTTTGTACAGAACCCCTGTGAAAAAGCTGTTGCACTGCCAGCCGCTACACTATATTGAAAACAACCTTTAAGATCGACTTTATTGGCGTATGCATAAAGAAAGCCCGCTACCATGGAGTCCCCTGCCCCTACAGAATTAATGAGTTTTCCTTTTGGCGCCTTGGCTGTGAAACACTCATCCTTATTGATTAATAAGGCACCTTCTGCCCCCAGAGAGAGGAGGACATTTTCCGCACCGTCTTCTACAGCTTTTTTGCCGAGAGTGATCGCCGCATCCAAGTCATTAACCGGCTGATCATAAAGGGCGCTTAATTCGGCTTTGTTTGGCTTAATTAAAAAGGGATTTGCTTCGATCCCTTTCTTTAACGGCTCTCCACTCGTATCCAGAACCGTTTTAGCACCGCTCTTTAAAACCTGTTCAACTACTTCTTTGTAAAATTCAGCGGGTACACCGGCCGGTACACTTCCTGATAAGACAAGCAGGTCCTCCTCAGTCAGGTTGGAAAGCTTCTGTTTCAGCAGTGCAATTTCACCTTCTGAAATAACCGGCCCCTGACCGTTGATTTCCGTTTCTTCACCGGCTTTTATTTTAACGTTGATCCTGGTCAGACCCTCTGTAAAGATAAAATCCGAGTGTATTCCTTTCCGGCCAACTTCATTTTTTACAAATGACCCGGTAAACCCGGCGAGAAAACCCATAGCAGTTACCGGTTCTTTAAAGTTTGTGAGCACTTCCGCTACGTTAATCCCCTTACCACCGGAAACCAGATCACTCGAAACTGCTCTGTTCGTTTCACCCGGCTTTAGTTCAGGCAGCTGCATTAAATAATCAGCTGATGGGTTTAAAGTAATCGTATAAATCATGTTTCTTTCACCACCGTAATCGCTGTCTGTTCTTTCAGTTGCTCTACAATCATCTCATCAGCCTTATCTGAAGTAATGAGTGAAGCTTCCTTCAGGTCAGCCACCTTGGCGAACGTCACATCACCCATTTTCGTATGATCCGCCAGAATGTATGTGCTGGCTGCCCGGGCGATTGCCTGTTGTTTGATCAATGCTTCTTCAGGATCCGGAGTTGAATACCCCGTATGTTTATCCACTCCGTTAATACCGAGAAAAGCAAGATCAAATTGATAGGACTGAATGGATTGAAAGGCTCCGCTTCCGACGAAGGCCCGAGTTCCGCTTTTTACATATCCTCCGAGTACATACGTTTTTATATTGGCATCCACCAGGTCTGTAATAATGTTGAGACCGTTTGTGATTGCAACGATATCCTTACCCCGTAAGTGGGGAATCATTGCCTGTGTTGTTGAACCTGCATCAATGTAGATCGTATCTCCGTCTGATACAAGGCTTGCAGCTTCTTTTGCTATCCGTCGTTTTTCCTCCGAGTACTTTGTGCTCTTCTCCAAAAGTGATGGCTCATCTTTTCTTCTGGTGACAAGAGAGGCTCCCCCGTGAACACGCTTGATCTTCTTTTGCTGTTCGAGGTCTGTTAAATCTCTTCTTATTGTCGACTCCGAAGCGCCGGTAGCTTCAACAAGTTCAGCGAGTTTTACAACTTTGACTTCCTGCAGTCTCGCAAGAATTTCTTCATGCCTTTCAAACGTAAGCAAGTCACACCACTTCCTTTATTTTTTCTAACCTCAGTGTAACTGAAAGCACTTTCAAAATCAATCATATTCACTCAAAAACAATCATATTTTTGTAATTTAATAATTGAAACAATCAAAAACATCCAAAAACATTCTTCCCCTTACCATAATTTCACACAAAATCGTGCGGGGACAGACCCCCTGAATTTCCCTGAATTTATTTGAAAGCGCCTTCTGTTTTTGGAAAATAAACACTTTGACGATAGGGGTTTTAGGGTGTTGGGTTGGGTATGGGGCTGTGTTATACTTCAAAACGTCTTAAAACAAGGGAAAAAACAGGATTCACAATTAATAAAGGAGGTTTTCTCTCTATGGCTCGTCTTTTTGAAGGAATTCGTATAAAAAACATCGTTATTATTTTGCTTGGTACATTGCTTTTTGGTTTCGGGATTATTCATTTTAATTTGCAGAACGGACTTGCCCATGGAGGGTTTACCGGGATCACACTTCTAATCTATTATTTGTTCACGATTGAACCGTCCCTGACCAACCTGCTGCTCAATGTACCGTTATTTTTGATTGGCTATAAGCTGCTGGGCCGTGTAATGCTCATATACAGCATCATCGGAACGCTTGCCCTTTCAGGCTCTCTCCGTTTGTTCGAGCTTTATCCGGTCACGGAGATTCCGTTGCAAAATGATATGATCTTAGTTTCATTGTTTGCCGGTGTGTGTGTCGGTGCAGGCCTTGGTTTTATCTTCCGGGCAGGCGGCACAACAGGCGGTGCGGATATCCTTGCAAGGCTGGCAAACAAATATATAGGCATGAGCCTCGGACGTTTTATGTTTACATTTGACGCATTCGTTATCACAATCTCGATGATTCACTTAAATATGACACAGGCGATGTACACTCTTGTTACCGTGTTTGTAGCCAGCCGTGTAATCGACTTTATTATTGAAGGCGCAAGCGCAGCTAAATCAACTATGATTATCTCATCAAAAACAGAAGAGATCTCTGCAGAAGTGATTAAACGGATGTCCAGAGGATCCACTGTTCTCACAGGAAAAGGCAGTTTCACTCAGGATAATCGTGAAATTATGTACTGTGTAGTAAACCGTAATGAACTTATCCAGCTGAAAGCCATCATCGAAGAAATCGACCCTTATGCTTTCTTCTCCATCAATGATGTAAAGGAAGTATCAGGTGAAGGCTTTACGTTTGATCAGGCACAAAGACAAATCAAAGCAGACCAATCTTCAAAAGACGAAAAGTTCGTATCTGAAGATAAACTTGTCAGTCATTAAGAACAAAAGCGTAAGCGCCTTGGTCACGAGCGATAAAGAAAACTTGGCTTTTCGCCATGATGGCGAACTCCTTAGTTGCCCTTATGCTTTAGTACAAGCATTTCAGGCAGACCATCAGATTGAAGCTGCTATGCAGGCTTCAGATGATGGAATGAAATGACCTCTAGCTCGCAGGCGCTGGAGCTGGACGTGGAAAAGTTTCATCATAAAGTTATCCACATTTTAGAGATGTATAAATTCTTAAACAATAAAGACCAAGCCCCGGAAAGTCACTAAAGACTCCCGGGGCTTTATGAAGTCACTGAAAAAGTTCGGTCTTTAACTTTTTCAGTGACTTCTAAGCAATGAGCGTAACGGTTGCATCTTTCAAAAGCCTGATACGAGTGGCTTCTCGTAACAGGCGCGCAACCGGGTGGAGCCATTGCCATTCAAATAAAAGGTACTGAAAAAGTTGTTTTGTACTTTTTCAGTGGCCTCCTTTATGTCGTGTAAACTTTATTTTTTATTAGTGATTTTCAACCCGCCCGGTTCAGCATATAATCAAAGTACAGAAGTTCATATCCTTGAGAGGGGCGACCAATGATGGTTCGTAGTATTTATTTGTACGCAGTAATGCTGGTCACGTTAATAATGATGATTGGCGGAAGCGTAGCTGCAATCATGAGTTTAAGCGATTATTTTGTACCTTCTCCTTATTATGAATCTTACGCGAACTACATTTCCATGCACGAACACAACGTCAAAGAAGGATTCTCTGAAAAAATGTCTGAAGAAGAACTCCGCAGTAAATACGAAATGGAAAGAAATGATCACCATGAAATGCAAAAAAACTACGCTTTAAACAGCTTTTTTAAAAGTCTGGCATGGATCTTTATACCGCTCCCTGTCTTTCTGGTCGCAATCAGCCGTCTCAGAAAAAACAAACCCGCCTCCTAAAAGGCGGGTTTGTTTTTTTGACTCATGAAATAAGTACTACCTGCTTTTTACAAGCATCTTGATTGCTTCTTCTATGACTTCTTCACGTTCTGCATCCGTCTCAGTGTTTTCCCGCAGGCATTGTTCAAGGTTTTTGGCAACGATATAAGCTGTTGCACGGTCTACCGCTGTCCTTACTGCAGTCATCTGGGTAATGATATCCTTGCAGTCTTTCTCCTGCTCCATCATACGGAGAATCCCCCGCATCTGACCTTCCACTCTCTTCAACCGGTTCTTCATGTCATCTGAATACTTCATATCTCAACCACCTCAATCATTCCCTTTATATGTAACCTGATCAGTCTAATTAACCAGTATAATATAATCATATTATATGTATTTCCTTTTTCAAGGAAAAGAAATCCTGTTTTTATTCTTCTTTATAATATATAAGATAGACCTGCATATCAATGAGGATATTCTTGTATGAAGATGGTGGTATGCGATCTAAATTATGTGAAATTACCCCACATTCTCAAAAATATACAGGTGACTGTGTGAAAAAGTAGAAAATGGTAAATCTCTATTGTTTATCTTAAAAAGCCGGTGTAGTATTTGCTTAGCAAGTAAACAAAACATATCAGGGGGAATTTCAAATGAAAAAATACTTAAAACTTACACTCGCAAGCGTATTGGCTCTTAGCGTACTGGCAGCATGTGGAGACGCTGAAGACACTGACACTGAAGTAGAAGACACTGATGGTGTTGAAGAAACTGAAGTAGACGATGCTGAAGAAACTGATCTTGAAGACGACGCTGAAGGTGAAGATGACCTAGACGCTGAAGAAGACGACGTTGAAGGCGAAGACGATCTAGACGCTGAAGAAGACGAAGAAGAAGCTGACGAGTAAGAGAAATCATGAAAGAACCCGGAAATGATCCGGGTTCTTTTTTATGTATTTGTTAGAGTTAAATTTTAACTCGGCAATTACATCAGACTTCTACATACCATTCTCTTCCCACGGCAATGCCCGCAATCCTTCTGCCCTTTCTCCTTCACTGCTCTTAAAGCTGTTTTTCATCTGATTTATCTTTTTTTTCATTATGATAAAGCTGCTTATAATACTCCCGCTCAAGTTTATAGATCTGCCGTCTTACTGCATTCCAGTCTTCATTTGTCAGCGGTGTATTGCGAAGGCGGTCAGAAATCTCTGTGATGCTTTCCGAAGTTACTTCTTCTCCATCATCGAACTTCCTCTTCAGCTCCCGAATGTCATCCTCCATATCCTGGATCGTGTCATCCCATGAAAAGTAAAGATTCGCAGGCTCCAGTTCCTCCGACAGCGTATGTTTTATATAATACACCTGTTTCCTGGGACCGATCATGGATATATCCGTGGCGTGAAGGGTAATTTCAACTTCTTTTCCTTCAACCTCAACTGTAATGTACTTCATTTTCTTTGATAATTCCCGGTTATAGATACGCTCGAGCACATAAGACAGCGTAATGAAACACGTCCAGATAAACTTGTTTGGCGAGTGGACCTCTGACTTAATATTATGCTTGTCCAAAATTGACTGAATATCTTCCAGGACATCTTCGTACTTCCCTTTTCTAATCATTATGGCAAACTGGGCCTGCTCATGAAATTTCAAAAAGTTCGGGATTTTTATGATCGGAATGACAATTACAAGAAGTGTTGAAAGCAGCCCTAAAGTAAAAGCATAAGGATAGCCCATCAGGACCTGTTTTACCAGCATCTTGTCTTCACTTCGATTTTCCATCCTTGTAGAGATAAAGCCGACTACAAGTGGGAGGATGATAAAGATGGCAATGGATGTGATTCTCACGATCGTATCATCGTCCGGGACAAACGGAATAAACATCTCAGCCAGATCAGGAAAAAGAACGGATAAGAATACATACAGCCAATACAACGACAATAGCCCCATAAGACTGACTTTTGAATTATCCTTCGATGGAATACGGCCGAAAAAAGTGAGTGTAGCCATGCTGAATACTTTACTGAGAAGCTTTGCGAATCCTGTAATAATAATTCTGAAATACGGCATAACCTTCACCTTTTCTCTTGTGATATCTTCCTGACTACTCCCTGCCCCGTTCTTTTACCAAAGCCCCTTTTCTTCTATACCAGCGATAGACCAGGTAAATGACCGCGGCAGCAGCAAGAATACTGTAAATCATCCATTGGGCATTCTGAAACCAATCTGCCATTTTTTCGAGGTTCCCCAGTGAGCCTAGATAAAACATTAAAAAGGCCAGGGGAAAGAACCCCAGGAATGTAAATACGCCAAACGAAACTGGACGGATTTTACTAAAACCTGCGATATAGGCAATATACCCCATGCCAAGCACACGTCCCACTGCAATCATCCACTCGCCGTAATCCTGTATCCACTTCTCAGCCGTTTTTACTTTGTTTTTGGAAACCTTCTTCCTGATGAAAGGTTCATATTTAATACTTAAAAAGTACGGAATATAGCTGAACGCAACGTAAACTGCAGAACTCCCTAAAGAAAGAAGAACCATTTCGGTGAGCGTAGGATCTAAAATATAACCATATACAAGAACAAACAGCGCTGCGGGGAATGGGATTGAAACAGCCTCGATTACAATACCAACCATTAATCCTGCAATACCAATGTTCCTTAACACTTCAAGTATCATCTCAATCATTGTATCCCCTCCGCATACGCTACTACTTTATTTAAATTACCCTGTTTCCTTGACTTAAAACAGAAGAGCTGTGACCGCCTGGGCGTTTATCACATATAGTAATCATGAGAAGGAGGAACAAGACGATGAATCAAACCACAGAGACAGTAAGGCTCGGTGCCTTGATATCCACCTCACAGAAAAAGATACTAAAACAAAAAATGAAATTGGATAAACGTTACAGCTTTCTTGCTGCATTGGCAGCTGAAGCATCTGAAAGCCCGAACCTGACATTGTACTTTTTTTCACCCGAGGATGTCGATGTGACAAGCGGAGATATTCATAAAGCCCTGTACTGGGATAGAGAGAACAATAAGTGGTATGAATGCTCCGCTCCGTCACCAGAAGTAGTGTATGAGAGAATTTATGTCAAAAATGAGCTCGTCGACCGCGTTCGAACTTTTTTCTCTGACAACAACGTTCCTTTTATTAATGCCCGGGCTAACTTCAACAAACTCATATGTCACCAAAAACTGTCTGAAGACGTAAAAACCTCTCCTTACTTACCACCTGCAATTGAAGTCCGGAAAATAGAAGATATCCACCGTTTTCTTAAGGTACATGACGTTATTTATCTGAAAAAAGTCATCAGCAGTCTGGGAAAAGGTGTTATCAAGCTGGAGAAAACAGCTGAAAACTCGATAAAATACAGTTACTATAAAAGCCGCCTCCGGACACAGACGGTCAAAAGCATCTATGACTTAAAACCGGTCCTGCACCGCTTTTTTCATAATAAAACCTACATTGCACAGAGAGGCATCCCACTCATCAAAATTGGTGATCAGAGCATTGACTTCCGGGCTGAAGTTCAAAGAGGCAAAAACGGAATCATTATCAGCGGTGTATGTGCAAGGGCAGGGTTAAAAAATTCTCCGATCACCGTTCATTCCACCGCCATGCCATATGAGTTGTTCCTGAAAGAGCACCTTCATTATTCCGAGCAGAACATCAAAAACACAGTACTGAAGGTTGAAGAGTTTCTCACCACCATTTACTCCTCACTGGAGGATGCGTATGGTCCTTTTGGAGAAATCGGGATTGACTTTGGTATCGATACGAATAGGGACATCTGGTTCATAGAAGCAAACTCCAAAAGCGCCAAAGTCTCCTTCGAAAAATCCTACGGAGATGCAGGCCTGAGAGAGAATGCTTTCCATCTCCTCGAATATGCCGAATCGTTGCACCAAAAGGAGCCTGCTCAGGAAGGATGATTACCCCTTCCGGGCAGGCTCTGCTTTAATGAAGTAATGTTTTCATAGCCCAAAAGTATATTTTCATTTAACTAAGAAAGTGTCACCACATTTTATATAACAAGCAAATAACCCGTTTAGACAAAAGGTAATAGGGAAACAGTACCAATAGTGATAAAATTATGTACTATTTCCCTTTAGTCAAATCTATAATTGAAGTAACTGGATTACCCGGAAAGTGAGGGATCGCTGTGTTTGTTAAAAGAGAGGTACACGAGCGTTCAAATCGTAAGAATACCATGTTGGAGCAACTGTTTCCTGAGAGTTTTATGAGAAAGTATACTGACTATCGTGACTTTGATGAAATGGTTGAGGCCAGTAATATCTGCCTTGCTTCCGGTAAAGCGCAGCGGGAGATTGAAACCTGCCGTATATGGTCACAGTTTGTCAGAGAGCACACATCTTTTTCCGGCTGGCGGGAAATGAGAAAAACAGCAGCAGAACATTACAGCTACCCTTCAAAAATTCAAGCACCTCACCAAAAAATCTATTGAATATAAAGGATCCACGACCAGAAGCCGGGATCCTTTTTATTATGCTGTTTTTTAAAGATAGCATGTCACTCACCCAGTTTAAGTCGAAGAAGGCGGTCATCACCCGGTCCCGGATTGCCTCTCCCGTCTGTATTGTTAGTAATCAGATACAGACTGTCACCTACTGCGAAAACGTCACGGATCCGCCCCTCCCCTTCAAACAATACTGTCAGCTCCATGGTCTCTTCATTCAGCTGGAACAGGCTTTCACCTCTAAGTCCCGCAACGACTAAAGTCCCTTCCCAATTTTCAATTCCTGACGGTGCCCAGGTATCATCACCGGAATGAACGAGCGGTGTTTCCATCCCCTCTTCTTCTTCATCCCCTTTAATTACCGGCCATCCGTAATTAAGTCCCGGTTCGATAATATTGATCTCGTCGTGG
This DNA window, taken from Alteribacter keqinensis, encodes the following:
- a CDS encoding DNA primase — encoded protein: MKKYLKLTLASVLALSVLAACGDAEDTDTEVEDTDGVEETEVDDAEETDLEDDAEGEDDLDAEEDDVEGEDDLDAEEDEEEADE
- a CDS encoding DeoR/GlpR family DNA-binding transcription regulator — its product is MLTFERHEEILARLQEVKVVKLAELVEATGASESTIRRDLTDLEQQKKIKRVHGGASLVTRRKDEPSLLEKSTKYSEEKRRIAKEAASLVSDGDTIYIDAGSTTQAMIPHLRGKDIVAITNGLNIITDLVDANIKTYVLGGYVKSGTRAFVGSGAFQSIQSYQFDLAFLGINGVDKHTGYSTPDPEEALIKQQAIARAASTYILADHTKMGDVTFAKVADLKEASLITSDKADEMIVEQLKEQTAITVVKET
- the pfkB gene encoding 1-phosphofructokinase, producing MIYTITLNPSADYLMQLPELKPGETNRAVSSDLVSGGKGINVAEVLTNFKEPVTAMGFLAGFTGSFVKNEVGRKGIHSDFIFTEGLTRINVKIKAGEETEINGQGPVISEGEIALLKQKLSNLTEEDLLVLSGSVPAGVPAEFYKEVVEQVLKSGAKTVLDTSGEPLKKGIEANPFLIKPNKAELSALYDQPVNDLDAAITLGKKAVEDGAENVLLSLGAEGALLINKDECFTAKAPKGKLINSVGAGDSMVAGFLYAYANKVDLKGCFQYSVAAGSATAFSQGFCTKEQADELAVSIAVQSI
- a CDS encoding YitT family protein; this translates as MARLFEGIRIKNIVIILLGTLLFGFGIIHFNLQNGLAHGGFTGITLLIYYLFTIEPSLTNLLLNVPLFLIGYKLLGRVMLIYSIIGTLALSGSLRLFELYPVTEIPLQNDMILVSLFAGVCVGAGLGFIFRAGGTTGGADILARLANKYIGMSLGRFMFTFDAFVITISMIHLNMTQAMYTLVTVFVASRVIDFIIEGASAAKSTMIISSKTEEISAEVIKRMSRGSTVLTGKGSFTQDNREIMYCVVNRNELIQLKAIIEEIDPYAFFSINDVKEVSGEGFTFDQAQRQIKADQSSKDEKFVSEDKLVSH
- the metX gene encoding homoserine O-acetyltransferase MetX, producing MSVHQKRTTRFLTGEVIIPELQLESGETLTHVTLAYERAGAENGAPLLICHALTGNQHTVGSKEDPGWWRGLADEGGYIDLYEHDVITFNVIGGCNGSTGPVSVNPKTDDLYRSDFPFISVRDMVHAQKLALDQMGITKLKAVIGGSLGGMQALEWGLSYPDITEQLIIMAATPSLSDYGMAYNAIARKAITDDPKWKDGKYLLTDPPVNGLSLARMTGMITYRSGNLFNQRFHREGKAPWGKDHTEVAYQVESYLRYQGDKFTTRFDANSYLYLLKAMDQHDIERDRNQSLENLLSRYKKRVTLLAFQGDLLYPPEEIKRLQEIWLEAGGDVRYLEIDTIFGHDGFLTEYTKWGGYVQQALSQ
- a CDS encoding PTS fructose transporter subunit IIABC; protein product: MRITDLLKKDTVILDLTAINKDGAIDELSQKLNEAGRLADLESFKQAIHDRENQSSTGIGEGVAIPHAKTKAVKEPAIAFGRSASGVEYDALDGQKSHLFFMIAASEGANNEHLQTLSRLSTLLMDENFRQTLMEADTVDRILRAVDEKETEKLGAEAADQETQEPSEKPFVVAVTGCPTGIAHTYMAADGLKAKAKELGIDIKVETNGSDGVRNRLTDSDIERAAGVIIAADTKIEKERFAGKPLVDAPVKDGIRKPEDLLNKAVSGNTPIFQGDGSGKKAESGTQDKRPGFYRHLMNGVSNMLPFVVAGGILIALSFIFNEPGAEETHPFGDILSMIGSEYGFFLMVPVLAAFIARSIADRPGFAAGMVGGLMAVNFEAGFLGGIIAGFLAGYLVLLFRRVFAFIPPSLDGIRTILILPLFGVFFTGLIMYFLVTPLNALSVGIENWLGGLGTGNIVLMGILLGAMMAVDMGGPINKAAFTFGIAMIEGGNYAPHAAIMAAGMVPPLGIAVATTFFKSKFTKQEQDAGKSNYVLGASFITEGAIPFAAADPGRVIPSIITGSAVAGGLAMLFGTATQAPHGGIFVILLVENWPLYLLAILAGTAVTALMLGFWKKRVAV
- a CDS encoding DedA family protein is translated as MIEMILEVLRNIGIAGLMVGIVIEAVSIPFPAALFVLVYGYILDPTLTEMVLLSLGSSAVYVAFSYIPYFLSIKYEPFIRKKVSKNKVKTAEKWIQDYGEWMIAVGRVLGMGYIAYIAGFSKIRPVSFGVFTFLGFFPLAFLMFYLGSLGNLEKMADWFQNAQWMIYSILAAAAVIYLVYRWYRRKGALVKERGRE
- a CDS encoding metal-sensitive transcriptional regulator; the protein is MKYSDDMKNRLKRVEGQMRGILRMMEQEKDCKDIITQMTAVRTAVDRATAYIVAKNLEQCLRENTETDAEREEVIEEAIKMLVKSR